The Nocardia vinacea genome contains the following window.
CGATAACGACATCGCACCGAGCCCGGCGAAAACGATGGCCAGCGCGATCAACACCATCGCCAGCGCGCGCAACGGCGGCCCGCCGGAGGTGGGATTCGGGTTGCTCACGCTAATGACCCTATCCGCAAACCGGCCCCTGTGGTCTTTGCGCAGGGTCCGCTTTTACAGCGGCGCGTCATACCTGGAAGCCGAGCCTCCGAGCGGCTCGCGCCTTCTGCCTACTCGCCCGCAGCCGACGCAACCGCTTCACCAGCATGGGATCGGCCGCCAGCGCCTCCGGCCGATCCACCACCGCATTGAGTACCTGGTAGTACCTGGTCGGCGACATGCCGAACAGTTCACGAATGGCCTCTTCTTTAGCCCCGGCGTATTTCCACCATTGCCGTTCGAAGGCCAGGATGTCGTGTTCGCGACGGCTGAGACCGTCACCGTCACCATCGACCTGCTCGGCTGCCGTGACATCTTCGCTCGCAGAAGGGCCGTCCTGGATCGCGGACAGATTCCGAGCCGCTGCGCCGTCCATCTTGCTCCCTCGCCAAGTGACCACCAGACGAAAATGATGCTTGTACGTCGCGGATCATTCAACCACGGGCCGCGGGATTGCCCCAGTACTGCCGCGGCGTGTTCGCTACCCGCCGGTAGCGAGTCGCGACCACCCGCGATCGCGGCGGCTGCGACCCGCGCGAGCCCATCGGCAATAATTGCCCCCATGGCAATCCTCCCCATCGTGATCGTCGGTGACCCGGTTCTGCACAATCCGACCGAGCAGGTCACCCAGACGCCGGAGGAACTGGCCGAGCTGATCGCGGATATGTACGAGACGCTCGATGCCGCCAACGGCGTCGGACTGGCCGCGAACCAGGTCGGCGTGCCGCTGCGACTGTTTGTCTACGACTGCCCGGATGTCGGCGCCAACGGTTCGGCCGTGCGGCGCAAGGGCGCGGTGATCAATCCGGTGCTGGAGACCTCGGAGATTCCGGAGACCATGCCGGATCCCGATGACAATGACGAGGGCTGCCTGTCGGTGCCCGGTGAGCAGTTCCCCACCGGTCGCGCCGAATGGGCCCGCGTCACCGGAACCGACGAGCACGGGGAACCGGTCGAGATCGAGGGCAAGGGTTTCTTCGCCCGCATGCTGCAGCACGAGGTCGGACATCTCGACGGATTCCTCTATGTAGATGTGCTGGTCGGCCGCAATGCCCGCGCGGCCAAGAAGGCGATCAAGCGGAACGGTTGGGGCACACCGGGACTCAGCTGGATTCCGGGTACCGTGCCCGACCCGTTCGGACACGATGACTGATCCTGCGGCACAACCGGGTGATTCGATATTGCCCGATATCCAGCTAGGTCGTCGCGTGGTGCTGCGGTATCGGTTGCCTGCGGGTTATCCCCAGTCACTCACAGATGTGATCGGCGAACTGGTTTCGCTGGATCCGCCTACCGTGCGGGCCGCGAACGGGCAGGTCGTCGCGGTCGCGGTGGATCGGGTGGTCGCGATGAAAGCGTTGGGGCCGAGGCCGATTCGCACCAGGGAGATTCGGGCGCTGGAGGCCGCGGCGGCCTACGGCTGGCCCGGTATCGAACAGGGTTGGATCGACGGCTGGCTGCTGCGCGCCGGAAACGGCTACACCAACCGCGCCAATTCCGCTGTGCCGCTTGGCAGCTCGGACGGTCCGGCGGCGCTGGGCGCGGATACGCTGCAGCGGATCGGCGAGTGGTATACCGCGCACGGGCTGCCGGTGCAGATCGCGCTGCCGGATCGTCTCGCGTCGCTGCCGCCGGGCTGGCGGAGTTGGCGGGAAACCCAGCTGCTGGCGATCGATATCGAGAATTTCGTACTGCCGCAGGGGCCACGAATGGTGCGCATCGTGCCCGCACCCGATTACGCCTGGCTGTCGATGCACCGATACAGCGGCGAAGATCCTGCGACACAGCCTGTTTCGACGCCGCCGGTGGTGCAGGTGCTGACGGCCGTGCACGACGGCGAAGTGGGTTTCGCCTCGCTCGGATTGCCGCAGCCCATCGCGATCGGCCGCGGCGCATTCACCACCGCACCGGACGGCCGCCGCTGGATCGGCCTGACCTGCGTCGCGGTGGCGGCCGAGCACCGCAGGCACGGACTGGGTTCGCTGATCTGCGCGGAGCTGATCCGTTGGGGCGCCGACCGCGGCGCCACCCAC
Protein-coding sequences here:
- a CDS encoding peptide deformylase; amino-acid sequence: MAILPIVIVGDPVLHNPTEQVTQTPEELAELIADMYETLDAANGVGLAANQVGVPLRLFVYDCPDVGANGSAVRRKGAVINPVLETSEIPETMPDPDDNDEGCLSVPGEQFPTGRAEWARVTGTDEHGEPVEIEGKGFFARMLQHEVGHLDGFLYVDVLVGRNARAAKKAIKRNGWGTPGLSWIPGTVPDPFGHDD
- a CDS encoding DUF3263 domain-containing protein, coding for MDGAAARNLSAIQDGPSASEDVTAAEQVDGDGDGLSRREHDILAFERQWWKYAGAKEEAIRELFGMSPTRYYQVLNAVVDRPEALAADPMLVKRLRRLRASRQKARAARRLGFQV
- a CDS encoding GNAT family N-acetyltransferase, with the protein product MTDPAAQPGDSILPDIQLGRRVVLRYRLPAGYPQSLTDVIGELVSLDPPTVRAANGQVVAVAVDRVVAMKALGPRPIRTREIRALEAAAAYGWPGIEQGWIDGWLLRAGNGYTNRANSAVPLGSSDGPAALGADTLQRIGEWYTAHGLPVQIALPDRLASLPPGWRSWRETQLLAIDIENFVLPQGPRMVRIVPAPDYAWLSMHRYSGEDPATQPVSTPPVVQVLTAVHDGEVGFASLGLPQPIAIGRGAFTTAPDGRRWIGLTCVAVAAEHRRHGLGSLICAELIRWGADRGATHAYLQVEAENTGAIAMYHELGFLDHHTYRYAAPDGSR